From one uncultured Bacteroides sp. genomic stretch:
- the rpsF gene encoding 30S ribosomal protein S6: MNQYETVFILTPVLSDVQMKEAVEKFKAVLQAEGAEIINEENWGLKKLAYPIQKKSTGFYQLVEFKAEPSVVEKLELSFRRDEKVIRFLTFRMDKYAAEYAAKRRHVKLTKKED; this comes from the coding sequence ATGAATCAATACGAAACCGTTTTCATTTTAACTCCCGTTTTGTCTGATGTTCAGATGAAGGAAGCGGTAGAAAAGTTCAAAGCTGTTCTGCAGGCAGAAGGAGCTGAGATCATTAATGAAGAGAATTGGGGACTCAAGAAATTAGCTTACCCGATCCAAAAGAAATCAACTGGTTTTTATCAGTTGGTAGAGTTTAAAGCTGAGCCATCAGTTGTTGAAAAGTTAGAATTAAGCTTCCGTCGTGATGAGAAAGTTATCCGTTTCTTAACTTTCAGAATGGACAAGTATGCTGCAGAGTATGCTGCTAAGAGAAGACATGTAAAATTAACTAAAAAAGAGGATTAA
- the rpsR gene encoding 30S ribosomal protein S18: MAQQNQSEIRYLTPPSVDVKKKKYCRFKKSGIRYIDYKDPEFLKKFLNEQGKILPRRITGTSLKFQRRIAQAVKRARHLALLPFVTDMMK, translated from the coding sequence ATGGCACAACAAAATCAATCAGAAATCAGATATTTAACTCCACCGTCAGTAGACGTAAAGAAAAAGAAATATTGTCGTTTCAAAAAGAGCGGTATCAGATATATCGACTATAAGGATCCTGAATTCTTGAAGAAATTCTTAAACGAACAAGGAAAGATTCTTCCTCGTCGTATTACAGGTACTTCTTTGAAGTTCCAACGTAGAATTGCACAGGCAGTGAAGAGAGCACGTCACTTGGCGTTACTTCCATTTGTAACTGACATGATGAAATAA
- a CDS encoding long-chain fatty acid--CoA ligase: MIKENFIKLYENSFKENWELPCFTDYGEDTTYTYGEVAEEIAKLHLLFHHCNLRRGDKIAIIGKNNSRWCIAYMATITFGAIVVPILQDFNPDDVHHIVNHSESVFLFTSDNIWETLEEEKLDAIRGVFSLTDFRCLHQRDGETVQKFIKHMSTTMQEAYPNGFSKKNIEYTTLSNDKVMLLNYTSGTTGFSKGVMLTGNNLAGNVTYGIRTELLKRGDCVLSFLPLAHAYGCAFDFLTAAAVGTHVTLLGKTPSPKILMKAFEEVRPNLIITVPLVIEKIYKNVIQPLINKKGMKWALNIPLLDTQIYAQIRKKLVDALGGRFKEIIIGGAAMNPEVVEFFYRIKFPFTIGYGMTECGPLIGYSPWNEFIPGASGKILDTMEVRIDSDDKYNIAGEIQVRGENVMKGYYKNEEATKEVFTEDGWLKTGDLGTIDIDGNVYIRGRSKTMILSSSGQNIFPEEIEAKLNNLPFITESLIIERNKKLVALVYPDYETLDSLGLNHEDNLKAIMDENLKTLNKMVANYEKVNFIQIYPTAFEKTPKKSIKRYLYNSIAED, from the coding sequence ATGATAAAAGAAAACTTTATAAAGCTATACGAGAATAGCTTCAAGGAAAACTGGGAGCTACCTTGTTTCACTGATTATGGAGAAGACACAACATACACTTATGGAGAAGTTGCTGAAGAAATAGCCAAACTACATCTTCTCTTTCACCACTGCAATCTGAGACGAGGAGATAAAATAGCCATTATCGGTAAGAATAATTCCCGTTGGTGCATAGCCTATATGGCAACAATCACTTTCGGCGCCATTGTAGTCCCCATTCTACAAGATTTTAATCCGGACGATGTACATCATATCGTAAACCATTCAGAATCTGTATTCCTATTTACCAGTGACAATATCTGGGAAACACTGGAAGAGGAAAAACTAGATGCAATAAGAGGAGTCTTCTCATTAACAGATTTCAGATGCCTTCATCAACGAGATGGCGAGACTGTTCAAAAGTTTATTAAACATATGAGCACCACCATGCAAGAAGCCTATCCAAATGGATTCAGTAAGAAAAACATCGAATATACCACTTTATCAAATGATAAGGTTATGCTGCTTAATTATACTTCCGGAACTACAGGATTCAGCAAAGGAGTGATGCTGACAGGTAATAACCTGGCTGGAAATGTTACTTACGGAATACGCACAGAATTACTTAAACGAGGAGACTGTGTCTTATCATTCCTGCCTCTGGCTCATGCATACGGATGTGCATTCGACTTCCTGACAGCTGCAGCTGTTGGCACACACGTCACCCTACTGGGGAAAACGCCCTCTCCAAAGATCCTGATGAAAGCTTTTGAAGAAGTCCGTCCCAATCTTATCATTACAGTACCACTTGTTATTGAAAAGATCTACAAGAACGTTATACAACCTCTTATTAATAAGAAAGGAATGAAATGGGCTCTCAATATTCCATTATTAGATACCCAGATCTACGCCCAGATACGAAAGAAACTGGTTGATGCACTCGGCGGACGATTTAAAGAGATTATCATAGGTGGAGCAGCAATGAATCCAGAAGTTGTGGAATTCTTTTATAGAATAAAATTTCCGTTTACAATAGGTTATGGCATGACGGAATGTGGGCCACTAATTGGGTATAGCCCTTGGAATGAATTCATCCCCGGAGCTTCCGGAAAGATTCTGGATACAATGGAAGTAAGAATTGATTCTGACGACAAATACAATATTGCAGGAGAAATTCAGGTAAGAGGTGAAAACGTAATGAAAGGATATTATAAAAACGAGGAAGCAACCAAAGAGGTCTTTACAGAAGATGGTTGGCTCAAAACAGGAGACCTCGGCACTATAGATATAGACGGTAACGTATACATCAGAGGAAGAAGCAAAACCATGATTTTAAGTTCAAGTGGACAGAATATTTTCCCTGAAGAAATAGAAGCTAAGCTTAACAACCTGCCATTCATTACAGAAAGCTTAATCATTGAAAGAAACAAAAAACTGGTTGCGCTGGTTTACCCGGACTATGAGACATTGGATTCACTTGGGTTGAACCATGAAGACAATCTGAAGGCAATTATGGACGAAAATCTTAAAACTCTGAATAAAATGGTTGCAAACTATGAAAAAGTTAATTTCATTCAGATCTACCCAACAGCATTTGAGAAGACACCCAAGAAGAGTATAAAAAGGTACCTATATAACAGTATTGCAGAAGATTAA
- a CDS encoding MarR family transcriptional regulator: protein MAEQFNFDIQLIFAILNGKVSAAINRKLYRNFRQNNLDISPEQWTVLIFLWEKDGVTQQELCNATFKDKPSMTRLIDNMEKQHLVVRISDKKDRRTNLIHLTKTGREIEEKTRLVAALTLKEALHGIKLSDLEVSQEVLRAIFNNTKN, encoded by the coding sequence ATGGCAGAGCAATTTAATTTTGATATTCAGTTAATTTTTGCCATCTTAAATGGTAAAGTATCAGCAGCAATAAACCGAAAGTTATATCGAAACTTCAGGCAGAACAATTTAGATATCAGTCCTGAACAATGGACTGTCCTTATCTTCTTATGGGAAAAAGATGGAGTGACCCAGCAAGAGTTGTGCAATGCAACTTTTAAGGACAAGCCAAGCATGACTCGCCTAATTGACAATATGGAGAAACAACATTTAGTAGTACGCATCTCCGATAAGAAAGACCGGAGAACAAACCTTATCCATCTAACTAAAACAGGGCGAGAAATTGAAGAAAAGACAAGATTAGTTGCAGCCCTGACATTAAAGGAGGCTTTACACGGTATAAAATTGAGTGACCTGGAAGTCAGC
- the rplI gene encoding 50S ribosomal protein L9, protein MEIILKEDVVNLGYKNDIVTVKSGYGRNFLIPTGKAIIASPSAKKMLAEDLKQRAHKLEKIKNDAEAAAAKLKEVSLTIATKVSSTGTIFGSVSNIQIAEALAKLGLEIDRKIIVVKDSVKEVGSYIAIVKLHKEVSVEIPFEVVAE, encoded by the coding sequence ATGGAAATTATATTGAAAGAAGACGTAGTAAATTTAGGTTATAAGAATGACATTGTAACTGTTAAGTCTGGTTATGGTCGTAACTTCCTTATTCCTACAGGAAAAGCGATTATCGCTTCTCCATCTGCAAAGAAAATGTTAGCTGAAGATTTGAAGCAACGTGCACATAAACTAGAGAAAATTAAAAATGATGCTGAAGCAGCTGCTGCTAAGCTTAAAGAGGTTTCTCTGACAATTGCTACTAAGGTTAGCTCTACTGGAACTATTTTCGGTTCTGTATCTAATATTCAGATAGCTGAAGCACTTGCTAAACTTGGCTTAGAAATTGATAGAAAGATTATTGTAGTGAAGGACTCTGTTAAAGAAGTTGGTTCTTACATTGCTATAGTTAAACTTCACAAAGAAGTTTCTGTGGAAATTCCTTTTGAAGTAGTAGCGGAATAA